The window ATTCTCTTCCCTTGAATAAGGACAAGCTGACATAATCGACAGTAAAGGGTGCTCAAGATGACAGCATATATTTTACGCCGTTTAATCATGACCATCCCCATCTTACTCGGCATCTCCATCCTCAGCTTTGCCATTATGCACCTGGCACCGGGGGACCCGGCCAGCATGTTGATGGATCCTACCATCTCGCCAGAAGACCGCGAACGCATGGCGGAACGGCTAGGTTTAAATGACCCGCCCCATGTCCAGTATCTCAAGTGGATGGGTAATATTCTGCAAGGGGAACTGGGCACCTCCTATGTCCAGCGCCGGCCGGTGGCTGATATTATTATGGAGCGCTTGCCCAATACGCTTGTCTTGATGATTGCCTCCTCGCTGTTTGCCATTATCTTGGCCATTCCCTTTGGGGTGCTGTCGGCGACCCGGCAATACAGTACGCTGGATTACTCGGTCACTACTTTTTCCTTTATTGGTGTGGCGACGCCCAACTTTTGGCTGGGACTGATGTTATTGATGATCTTTTCTGTTCAATTGGGGTGGTTTCCGGCTGGAGGCATTCAAACCATTAATGCCCCATTTAGTATCTGGGACCGGATTCAC of the Caldalkalibacillus thermarum genome contains:
- a CDS encoding ABC transporter permease → MTAYILRRLIMTIPILLGISILSFAIMHLAPGDPASMLMDPTISPEDRERMAERLGLNDPPHVQYLKWMGNILQGELGTSYVQRRPVADIIMERLPNTLVLMIASSLFAIILAIPFGVLSATRQYSTLDYSVTTFSFIGVATPNFWLGLMLLMIFSVQLGWFPAGGIQTINAPFSIWDRIHHLILPMIVLGTYDMASLMRYTRSSMLEVIRQDYIRTARAKGFRERTVIYKHGLRNAMIPVITIFGLMLPTFIGGSVVVETLFSWPGIGQLFINSVFQRDYPVIMALTMFSAVLVVIGNLLADILYAIVDPRIEY